A window of Victivallaceae bacterium genomic DNA:
GCAGCTTTTTCAGTCGCCGCTTCCTCCCCATTAGGAGCTGAGTTACATGCAACTGCAACGGCCCCAGTTCCCTTAACAGCAGAAGAGATAAGAGGGAGAGGAATGTTGATCGAAACCGTTGCGGAGAACGTATTGGAAAAAGAAGTTTTTTCTTCAAAAATCGAAGAATCTATGTTTACGCTCGAAGTAAATCGAGGTTCTAATTTGGTTCCCGGAGGAATGCCATACCTTGCGTCGGAGCTGAGGATAGCCGTTTCTTCCGTAAATGAATAATCCAAGGCATTAATAGAGGAAAGTGAACTCACCAAATTAATGGGATCCAACGTCACTATATTTAGAGCCTTACCCAAGAAACCTACGTTTTTGATAAGCTCATAAGAGGCATTAGAGGCATTATTTTCTCCTGACATCAGCATAGGAGTCGTAATTTGATAAACGCAACCGTCTTGACTGCTGTTTATTAAACACGTTTTTAATTCATCGATTAAATCAAGATCTAAGGATGAGCTTATTAAGCTCTTCTGAACGATACAATAGGCTACGGGAGTAAGAAAAACGGGTTCAAGAACCTGATAATGGTAGCCCAGATCATCTTCGCAGGAACATATCAGCTGATAATCTTCTGGAGAAAGAATGTTTGGCAATTGATCTGAAGCTTCTATATTAGAACATGTAGGTATACTCACCTGAATAGAAAAATCTTCTACCTGTAAATTTGAAATGAAGCTGCTGAATATCTTCTCATTTTCTTTATGAGAAGCGGTTTTTTCTGTCGCCAAAGAATCGTAAATTGTCTGATCAAAAACCTTAATTTTGTTTACTTGGAAAGATTCAGATAACAAGTGCATGTAATTCTCCTAAGAAAATGATTGAATAAAAGCACCCGAAGAATGATATGAGCGGGATTTCGAGTTTGGATGGTATCTTAGAATATGTTTTTTTTTCAATTGTTATAGTTAAAAATTATTAAATCATTTTTGTTGATCGTCTAACTTTATTCGCAGTTTGATTCCGGATTTTTTCTATCCAACTAGTGATTAGTGAGTTATATCTGAATTGATAGGTCTTGTTGTACCAAAATACACAGGAAAGCAAGACGGAATGGTTTTTTAGTGGAAAAGAGACTTAAACATTAATATGCCGAACATAGTTTTTTTTCGGTTTAAATTGTTCGGAACGGAACAATATCGTGTAGGTTATACCTTGCCTTCAGTAATGAAACGCTTAATTTGATATGGCTTTTTTGTTTCATTTTATTATTTTTAAATTTAGGAATTCGATTAAGTTTAGAATTTTTACTATAAAGCTAAAGTATTTATTGGTGTTAAGGTATTTGAGAATATCAACCGGAATATTCAAAAAGAATATTTTCATTCATTATCTTAATTGAACCTAGGTTTTTTTTGATTGGAACGGGCAGGCATTGCGAGCTGTTTTATGAAATCAGAGTCTTAAAAATGGGGCAGGCAGGAATTGAACCCGCGACCAACGGATTATGAGTCCGCAGCTCTAACCTCTGAGCTACTGCCCCTAAAAGACACCGAGGGCTATGGATTCTACCGGAAATTAGAGCCATACTTCAAGAAATTCTTCTATAAATCTTTCTCAAAAATATAAATTTTTTGTTCTCTTTTCGTTTGTTATCAATAAATATTTTTGGAAGAAGACAAATAAGGAAGAACGAGTTGTTTCATTCTGAGATGTAGGGACAAGGCACCGTTAGATCGGCCGGGTGATAAAAGATTATTCAAATTCAGTTTATCAAAAAACATCGGAGGACAACCTAAAATGGTTTCAGGCAATTCATCGGAATAAGACAAAACGAATAGAGCGGAAATTCCGGCTGATATAAGAGCGTCCGCTTTTGAGAAAAAAAAGACTTTACCATTTTCCATTTTTGAATATATCCAAAGATTACTTTGACAACCCCGCACCAAGTTATTGTCACAGGCTTTATTTTTTTCGAAAGAGGGCAGTCGATTTTTTAATGAAATCAGAGTTTTATAAATCTCGTCTTGAGAAGAAGATTTTGAAAATATACGGCATAGATCCGTTTGTTTGTCGATACAACTACTGAAATCCATGAAATTAGACCTAATTTAACCGTAATTTTAAGAATCGGAAACATTATTTAAGTAGGCGCTAAGTCCACTGATGATAACATTGCATCGTTTTATTCTGTTATTCAATTCTAATATCCTTTCGGAATAATGGGTAATGGGTCCTGTTGTTCTTGAGTTTGTCTCTATTGTTACATTAGGTTCTTCTTCGGTCGAATCCGTTGTCTGATTTCTTTCCATATTTGAAAAACGGGCTTCAAGAAGGTCCATTCGATGTTGGAGTTCTAGGTTGTGTTTTTTTAGAATTAAATTTTCTTTGATTAAAGAGTGTGTAGTGCGCGCTTCTTCATATTCCTTGATTTCTTTCGATTTTTTTGGGGAGAGAAGCTGATCTTTGGTACCAAGCTTTATGCCATAGCACATTTTAACGCCGAGTTGGTTACCTGCACAAAATCCTAAAAATGCACCCAGAACTTGAGGAAAAACAACTAAAGATGTGGAAATTGCAGTTATAACCACAGCTAACAGTACCTGCCTGGTTCCGTTCGGATCCAGTTGAAGTAACCCCAGGTTCATGAGATCCCAAAGACTATTTTTTCCGTTCCATTTGTTTTTAGGATCAAGCAATGTAGCCGTAATAATACCGAAAATAAATCCTAATCCGAAACCGATACTCATCCAAATAGTGAAAGGAAGAGCAACGCATTCGAATCCGCACAGAGCGCCGTAACAACCGATGATTATCAGCCAAGTTAGGAGATAAAGGACGATTTTTTTCCAATTATCCCTTAAAAACAAACCGATTCTTACGGCTACTAATTTAGTCTGATTTAAAATTCTTTTTGAAAGCGGGAGTGCGATTGTCGTAACTTGAGTTTCAACGTTCTGGATAGGGGGCTCGTCGTCTTCTTGAGAGGACGCCATAAAAAAAGTGGAGTAAGAATTGGATTGAGATATGTTATACATTTATATTTAATATAAAAAAAACAAACTATTTTATCTATTTTTTTATTTTTTATAAATATGGTGTTTTGTTTTTTATTTTTTAATAAAATTAATTTTTTGCTTTCTAAAAAGATTCCAGTTAAGTATTCTTTGTAATTCTGTTGTGGAAATCCGGATTGGATTTTCGAAAGTTTTATTTCAAGTTTTTTATGAACATGAATAAGTAAGCGAATCGTTTCGAATAAGCAGATGTTCGGTGAATATATTGGATGCAGGAGATTATGGCAAAAAAAGAAGATACTATCGTTCTTGATGGAAAAGTGGAAGAGCTTCTTCCGAACATGAGTTTTCGGGTGATTTTGGAGAACGGTATGGTCGTAACCGCTCATCTTTGCGGTAAAATGAGAATGAGTAACATTAGGCTTTTGGTTGGAGATCGGGTCACGGTGGAAATGTCTACCTATGATTTAACAAAAGCTCGTGTCGTATATAGACACAGATAGAGTTATTATTTCTCTGTTGCTTATTTTGAACGGGTAGCATAGACTAGGCGTTTTTTTTAGCTCCCCGGATTGTTTGACTAGCCTGGATAGCTCAGTGGTAGAGCATTTGCATGGTAAGCAAAAGGTCGTAGGTTCAACTCCTATTCTAGGCAACCGGATAAGCCACGAATATAGCAGATTGTACACTTAATAAAAGAGGATTCTTGAAATGTCAAAAGAAACTTTTCAACGAAATAAACCGCATGTCAACATAGGAACAATTGGACACGTTGACCACGGTAAAACGACTTTAACGGCCGCTATTACTAAAGCTCTTGCGGGTGATGGTTTGGCTGATTTTCGTGATTATAATTCCATTGATAATACACCGGAGGAAAAGGCGCGCGGAATTACCATCACTGCTTCTCACGTTGAATATGAAACATCCAGTCGACATTATGCTCACGTAGACTGTCCGGGTCACGCAGATTACGTTAAAAATATGATTACTGGTGCTGCGCAGATGGATGGGGCTATTTTAGTCGTGTCGGCTACTGATGGGGCTATGCCGCAAACGAAAGAGCATATTCTTTTGGCGCGACAAGTGGGTGTTCCTTATATCGTCGTATTTTTAAATAAAGTTGATATGATTTCCAAAGAAGATGCCGAATTGATTGATTTGGTGGAGTTGGAGCTGAACGAGCTTTTAGAAGAAAAGGGTTATAAAGGTTGTCCTATTATTCGTGGTTCGGCTTTGAAGGCTCTGGAAGGAGATGTCGATTATGTGGCTAAGATTCGTGAATTGATGCAAGCCGTTGACGACAACGTGCCCACTCCGCAAAGGGAGATAGATAAGCCTTTCTTGATGCCTGTTGAGGACGTATTTTCGATTTCCGGAAGAGGTACCGTTGTTACAGGGCGTATTGAAAGAGGGGTCGTTAAGGTTTCTGATAAAGTTCAGATTGTTGGATTAAAAGATACTCGAGATACTATTGTTACGGGTATTGAGATGTTTCGCAAGGAGTTGTCTGAAGGGCAAGCGGGGGAAAATGTCGGTTTGCTCTTAAGAGGTGTCGGTAAAAATGATGTTGAAAGAGGAATGGTTGTTTGTGTTCCTAACAGTGTTAAGCCGCACTCTAAATTTAAGTCTGCAGTGTATATTTTGAAAAAAGAAGAGGGAGGTCGTCATAAGCCTTTCTTTACTGGATATAGGCCTCAATTTTTCTTTAGGACGACAGATGTTACTGGGGTTGTTACTCTGCCTGAAGGAAATGAAATGGTAATGCCTGGCGATAATGTTGAGTTGTCTGTCGAGTTGATTTGTCCTGTTGCTCTTGAGGAGGGAATGAGATTCGCTATTCGAGAAGGCGGAAGGACGATAGGTGCTGGAACCGTTTCTCAGATTTTATAGTATTTCCTTAAAAACAGAAAAGAACAAAACTTTTCTGTTTTAGGGTGTGTAGCTTAGTTTGGTAGAGCAGTGGCCTCCAAAGCCGCCGGTCGGGGGTTCGATTCCCTTCGCACCCGATATATAATTTTTAGTTTTTTGTGTTATGGTTCAAGTTCATAAGCGGGAAAAAGAGAGTGTAAAATCTAAGTTAAATCGTTGGAAAAAGTTTTCCGATTTTTACGGTGGTTTTTGGGACGAGATTAAGAGAATAGATTGGACGAGCAAAAAGGATTTGCAGAGTTATGTCAAGGTGGTTTTATTGAGTGTTTTGACTTTCGGTGTGTTGATTTATTCAATAGATTTAATTATTCGTAAGCTTTTGGTTGGATTGGAAGCCGTAATGGGATTTATCTTTGGTT
This region includes:
- a CDS encoding SufE family protein; the encoded protein is MDFSSCIDKQTDLCRIFSKSSSQDEIYKTLISLKNRLPSFEKNKACDNNLVRGCQSNLWIYSKMENGKVFFFSKADALISAGISALFVLSYSDELPETILGCPPMFFDKLNLNNLLSPGRSNGALSLHLRMKQLVLPYLSSSKNIY
- the infA gene encoding translation initiation factor IF-1; the encoded protein is MAKKEDTIVLDGKVEELLPNMSFRVILENGMVVTAHLCGKMRMSNIRLLVGDRVTVEMSTYDLTKARVVYRHR
- the tuf gene encoding elongation factor Tu translates to MSKETFQRNKPHVNIGTIGHVDHGKTTLTAAITKALAGDGLADFRDYNSIDNTPEEKARGITITASHVEYETSSRHYAHVDCPGHADYVKNMITGAAQMDGAILVVSATDGAMPQTKEHILLARQVGVPYIVVFLNKVDMISKEDAELIDLVELELNELLEEKGYKGCPIIRGSALKALEGDVDYVAKIRELMQAVDDNVPTPQREIDKPFLMPVEDVFSISGRGTVVTGRIERGVVKVSDKVQIVGLKDTRDTIVTGIEMFRKELSEGQAGENVGLLLRGVGKNDVERGMVVCVPNSVKPHSKFKSAVYILKKEEGGRHKPFFTGYRPQFFFRTTDVTGVVTLPEGNEMVMPGDNVELSVELICPVALEEGMRFAIREGGRTIGAGTVSQIL
- the secE gene encoding preprotein translocase subunit SecE → MVQVHKREKESVKSKLNRWKKFSDFYGGFWDEIKRIDWTSKKDLQSYVKVVLLSVLTFGVLIYSIDLIIRKLLVGLEAVMGFIFG